A single Streptomyces sp. Edi2 DNA region contains:
- a CDS encoding discoidin domain-containing protein — protein MYLTATQAGSLLQAVGESVPVQFSISTATETKKGTLFLTFRKPGSGPDVRCRALTITLPVGPNRTDLVAATDAANADDIDDYPRDSAGVEWTIERKTTPPEPTSPSEVTALTFTCTPDTPSADTTFGAGREFTLILSSIPINRAEGPARLTLTETTATGTGEVPARTFSTTMTANPSYPLSNLAGDGSSEFRTQGTPAINSTLTLDLGSVQPVTGYYLLTGTAGGGNRSGTPVLESSTTGATNSWQRRTFNSSQSVNNHTLTTPVEARYLRVRLSTTPTGFFGMRHFSVSTTATWADRPIALPPVEKAGNEFYFHRFSCQRPRVAHGTATVLQWEGTPRNTEYYLSWDDHAPKKLNPPQVSGLHTEPTHELTRTTTFVLNAQTRNAANETVHHYLSTTVTVNGPDITAKTLDVTDKLEVDATFAANGRTRKTTANTTTFDGSVTLN, from the coding sequence GTGTACCTGACCGCCACCCAGGCCGGCTCCCTGCTCCAGGCCGTCGGCGAATCCGTTCCCGTCCAGTTCTCCATCTCCACGGCCACGGAGACCAAGAAGGGCACCCTCTTCCTCACCTTCCGCAAACCCGGCTCCGGTCCCGATGTGCGGTGCCGGGCGCTCACCATCACCCTTCCCGTCGGCCCGAACAGGACCGATTTGGTGGCCGCTACCGATGCGGCCAACGCCGACGACATCGATGACTACCCGCGCGACAGCGCGGGCGTCGAGTGGACCATCGAGCGGAAGACGACCCCACCCGAGCCGACCTCCCCTTCCGAGGTCACCGCCCTCACCTTCACCTGCACACCGGATACGCCGTCGGCCGACACCACCTTCGGCGCCGGCCGCGAGTTCACCCTCATCCTCTCCAGCATCCCCATCAACCGCGCCGAGGGCCCGGCGCGCCTCACCCTGACCGAGACCACGGCGACCGGCACCGGCGAGGTCCCGGCGCGCACCTTCAGCACGACCATGACCGCCAACCCCTCCTACCCCTTGAGCAACCTGGCGGGAGACGGGTCATCGGAATTCCGCACCCAGGGCACCCCGGCGATCAACAGCACCCTCACCCTCGATCTCGGGTCCGTCCAGCCGGTCACCGGCTACTACCTGCTCACCGGCACTGCCGGCGGCGGCAACCGATCCGGGACACCCGTCCTGGAATCGTCCACCACCGGCGCCACCAACAGCTGGCAACGACGGACCTTCAACTCCTCGCAATCGGTCAACAACCACACCCTCACCACACCCGTGGAGGCCCGGTACCTGCGGGTGCGGCTCAGCACCACACCCACCGGCTTCTTCGGCATGCGCCACTTCTCCGTCAGTACAACCGCGACCTGGGCGGACCGGCCCATTGCCCTGCCCCCCGTCGAAAAGGCCGGCAACGAGTTCTACTTCCACCGCTTCTCGTGCCAGAGGCCAAGGGTCGCGCACGGCACGGCCACGGTTCTTCAGTGGGAGGGCACGCCCCGCAACACCGAGTACTACCTCTCCTGGGACGACCACGCGCCCAAGAAACTCAACCCACCCCAGGTGTCGGGCCTGCACACCGAACCCACCCACGAACTCACCCGCACCACCACCTTCGTACTCAATGCCCAGACCAGGAACGCGGCCAATGAGACGGTCCATCACTACCTGTCCACGACCGTCACCGTGAACGGCCCCGACATCACGGCGAAGACGCTGGACGTGACCGACAAGCTGGAGGTGGACGCGACCTTCGCCGCCAACGGCAGGACGAGGAAGACAACGGCGAACACGACCACATTCGACGGCAGCGTCACCCTCAACTAG
- a CDS encoding cache domain-containing protein codes for MPLLGGIRPPIAALLCALLAVAAFTALGLSTVHEQDVPQALRDAERQIAQDAADSVGSSINARARAVRRSAASDTPAGSSNPAALLRSLLPTGHPAEGGVLLDPRTGRPLAASGETVPLTGVDAAALVRPDTANIAPRLVVSGSAAPRLLLFARVAVPAPGRKQDEYHDQAGDLVGDQGPEERELLLVASEKISAPAVYGAGRTGQLVDRNGKVVATAATTGTTLVPPTDHRALPAAAANAANADLHTGDVAGSVLGDGHNGLRRVTGWASVAATDGKDDTSGLGLTVLTFRDVAPAREKVDHTWFALAAAGALVVIAVLVTLVLWGTMQRPLLRLHLSAARLAKVCERPGEREELARSVPVFAFDEPGRLGRALEAIRRQLLGETGPEPVRPVRRRPGARALVLVCALVIAAWGVPLLFLLNRVPAAKAVPAAAVADQQARTEATADRVQQSLDQSHADLAAMASAITSAPRERAAKVLRREHAGHPMYRSLYVLDRTGAVMLRAGEHPLHTLVRPTGDGVTQVTTSGKIPAIAAYAQIPPARNAKDVKNAEGTPAVVVAEIGVDALNDLVARPGLGRVWLTDEHHRVLAASVGFQAFQSLPSRHLTRLVTKTDAAPGGAGHPASAVLHAGTAPGEGLSVVAAAPLAQTGPAAGLGWRVVSAEPAEALKLAAFQVQARTMLAGLLALSVGGACLGWLHIVVVRPLRAVTGCAERLAGGDRRTVLYPVHHDECGSVTRSLELLRQALVERDRGGGRAYVASVPAPSFRTGGPPQQ; via the coding sequence ATGCCTTTGCTCGGAGGCATCCGCCCACCGATCGCCGCATTGCTCTGCGCCTTGCTGGCAGTTGCCGCGTTCACCGCCCTCGGCCTCAGTACCGTTCACGAACAGGATGTCCCCCAGGCTTTACGCGACGCCGAACGCCAGATCGCCCAGGATGCCGCCGACTCGGTCGGGAGCTCCATCAACGCAAGAGCCAGGGCAGTGCGCCGCTCTGCGGCGTCGGACACGCCCGCCGGCAGCAGCAATCCGGCGGCACTACTGCGGTCCCTTCTCCCGACCGGGCACCCTGCGGAGGGCGGTGTGCTGCTCGACCCGCGCACCGGCAGACCGCTGGCGGCCAGTGGTGAAACGGTGCCGCTGACCGGGGTGGATGCGGCGGCTCTGGTGCGGCCCGATACCGCGAACATCGCGCCCCGACTGGTCGTTTCGGGCAGTGCCGCACCACGGCTGCTGCTCTTTGCCCGGGTGGCCGTCCCCGCTCCGGGTCGCAAGCAGGACGAGTACCACGATCAGGCAGGTGACCTGGTAGGGGACCAGGGCCCTGAGGAACGCGAACTGCTACTTGTCGCCTCGGAAAAGATCTCTGCTCCAGCGGTGTACGGAGCCGGGCGCACCGGTCAACTGGTGGACCGGAACGGAAAGGTGGTTGCCACCGCCGCCACCACCGGCACGACCCTGGTGCCCCCTACCGACCACCGCGCGCTGCCCGCCGCTGCGGCGAACGCCGCGAACGCTGACCTTCACACCGGCGATGTCGCGGGCAGCGTGCTCGGTGACGGTCACAACGGGCTGCGCAGGGTCACGGGGTGGGCGTCGGTCGCCGCGACGGACGGCAAGGACGACACCTCCGGCCTGGGGCTGACCGTCCTGACGTTCCGGGATGTGGCTCCGGCGAGGGAGAAAGTCGACCATACGTGGTTTGCCCTCGCCGCCGCGGGTGCGCTGGTGGTAATCGCCGTGCTGGTCACCCTGGTGCTGTGGGGCACGATGCAGCGGCCGTTGCTGCGGCTGCACCTGTCCGCCGCCCGGCTGGCCAAGGTTTGCGAAAGACCCGGGGAACGCGAGGAGTTGGCGCGGTCGGTGCCGGTCTTCGCGTTCGACGAGCCCGGCAGGCTCGGCCGGGCGCTGGAGGCGATTCGCCGCCAGCTGCTCGGCGAGACCGGACCGGAGCCTGTGCGGCCAGTGCGGCGCCGCCCCGGTGCCCGCGCTCTGGTGCTCGTGTGCGCACTGGTGATCGCCGCGTGGGGGGTACCGCTGCTGTTCCTGCTCAACCGTGTACCGGCAGCCAAGGCCGTACCGGCAGCCGCCGTCGCCGACCAGCAGGCACGCACCGAAGCCACCGCCGACCGGGTGCAGCAGTCACTCGACCAGAGCCACGCCGACCTCGCGGCGATGGCATCAGCCATCACCAGTGCGCCACGGGAGCGGGCGGCGAAGGTTCTGCGACGTGAACACGCCGGCCATCCCATGTACCGATCCCTGTATGTGCTGGACCGCACCGGTGCCGTCATGCTGCGGGCGGGCGAGCACCCGCTGCACACCCTCGTCCGTCCGACCGGCGACGGAGTCACCCAGGTCACGACGTCGGGCAAGATCCCCGCGATCGCCGCCTACGCCCAGATCCCGCCGGCCAGGAACGCCAAAGACGTCAAGAACGCCGAAGGCACCCCGGCTGTAGTCGTCGCAGAGATCGGCGTTGACGCGCTGAATGACCTGGTTGCCCGACCGGGGCTCGGCAGAGTGTGGCTGACCGACGAGCACCACAGAGTGCTCGCGGCGAGCGTCGGCTTTCAAGCCTTCCAGTCCCTTCCCAGCCGGCACCTCACCCGTCTGGTGACCAAGACCGACGCGGCACCCGGCGGCGCGGGTCACCCGGCATCGGCCGTACTCCACGCGGGGACCGCGCCGGGCGAGGGCCTGTCGGTCGTGGCCGCCGCGCCACTGGCACAGACGGGGCCTGCCGCTGGACTCGGCTGGCGGGTGGTCTCCGCCGAGCCCGCCGAAGCCCTCAAACTGGCGGCATTCCAGGTCCAGGCACGCACCATGCTGGCCGGGCTGCTCGCCCTGTCCGTGGGGGGCGCCTGCCTCGGCTGGCTGCACATCGTGGTGGTCAGGCCGCTGCGCGCCGTCACCGGATGCGCGGAGCGGCTGGCCGGCGGTGACCGCCGCACCGTCCTGTACCCGGTCCACCACGACGAGTGCGGCTCGGTCACCCGCAGTCTGGAACTGCTCCGGCAGGCGCTGGTGGAGCGGGACCGCGGCGGCGGGCGAGCTTACGTGGCCTCTGTCCCTGCCCCATCGTTCCGAACCGGCGGCCCGCCGCAGCAGTGA
- a CDS encoding hydrolase, translating to MKHARRRHSRLRTRVAGTTGLLALALGAGVAPAVAAGKSNVVPVTAADPGTDEAPDQAAALDAAQAAGLVPSLDDAAETPRLAAQPQRHAAPVAPAPAPAPGQLTLPAPTGRHGVGTVDLHLRDSKRTDPWVPGQQRELMVSLWYPATDTSRYPAAPLPNSPQVLPGGVTMPTTAGHTGAPVDRKAGKLPVLLYSPGGRGNRGTGTALVQDLASRGYLVVTIDHTHDTGDVVFPGGRHEGSMLPPGTKSRDLIDVRAADSRFVLDQLAEIARGHNPDAEQKPLPTGLTRAASTKHVGMFGASLGGGSVAAAMQGDSRIDAGVNLDGQLFGSSEHQRLDRPYMLFSSEHHNRDTDGSWERLWDNLHGERLDLKLRNSGHNSFVDNQVLFPQAPGAFGITPELMQQALGTIDPNRSIEVQRTYVAAFFDKHLRHRHSHLLDGPSHHYPEVDFVR from the coding sequence ATGAAGCATGCACGCAGGCGCCACAGCCGGTTGCGCACCCGGGTCGCCGGCACCACAGGACTACTGGCCCTCGCCCTGGGCGCCGGAGTCGCGCCGGCTGTCGCCGCCGGGAAGAGCAATGTTGTGCCCGTGACCGCGGCGGATCCCGGCACGGACGAAGCCCCGGACCAGGCGGCGGCCTTGGACGCGGCGCAAGCTGCGGGCCTGGTGCCGTCCTTGGACGACGCAGCGGAAACCCCGCGCCTTGCGGCGCAACCCCAGCGCCATGCGGCGCCCGTGGCCCCTGCCCCGGCACCGGCCCCGGGCCAGCTGACTCTCCCCGCCCCGACCGGGCGGCATGGCGTCGGTACGGTCGACCTCCACCTGCGCGACTCAAAACGCACGGATCCGTGGGTGCCCGGACAGCAGCGCGAGCTGATGGTCTCGCTGTGGTATCCGGCCACGGACACGTCCCGCTATCCCGCCGCCCCCCTCCCCAACAGCCCTCAGGTGCTGCCGGGCGGGGTGACCATGCCCACCACTGCCGGTCATACCGGCGCCCCGGTTGACCGCAAGGCTGGCAAGCTGCCGGTGCTGCTGTACTCGCCCGGCGGGCGCGGGAACCGGGGGACGGGGACCGCACTGGTTCAGGACCTGGCCAGCCGCGGCTACTTGGTCGTCACCATCGACCACACCCACGACACCGGCGACGTGGTGTTCCCTGGCGGGCGGCATGAGGGGAGCATGCTGCCGCCAGGCACCAAATCGCGCGACTTGATCGACGTCCGGGCGGCGGACTCCCGCTTCGTCCTCGACCAGCTGGCCGAGATCGCCCGCGGCCACAACCCGGATGCGGAACAGAAGCCCCTCCCCACCGGGCTGACGCGGGCCGCGAGCACAAAACATGTCGGGATGTTCGGCGCTTCCCTCGGCGGAGGATCGGTGGCCGCTGCCATGCAAGGGGACTCCAGGATCGACGCCGGCGTGAATCTGGACGGCCAGCTCTTCGGCTCGTCGGAACACCAGCGCCTCGACCGCCCCTACATGCTGTTCAGTTCCGAGCACCACAACCGCGACACCGACGGGAGCTGGGAGCGGCTCTGGGACAACCTGCACGGAGAGCGGCTCGACTTGAAGCTGCGCAACTCCGGACACAACTCCTTCGTCGACAACCAGGTCCTGTTCCCTCAGGCGCCGGGCGCATTCGGGATAACCCCGGAACTGATGCAGCAGGCACTCGGCACGATCGACCCCAACCGCTCCATCGAGGTCCAGCGCACCTACGTCGCCGCCTTCTTCGACAAGCATCTGCGCCATCGGCACAGCCACCTGCTCGACGGCCCCTCGCACCATTACCCGGAGGTCGACTTCGTCCGCTGA
- the pgsB gene encoding poly-gamma-glutamate synthase PgsB: protein MLFLYVVLLLSCAVLLVAGVLEQRRHYAALAQVPTRVLVNGIRGKSSITRLCAGALRGGGLVTVAKTTGTAARFIHPDATEEPVYRKFGIANVVEQIGIVRRAAAYRPEALVIECMAVMPALQEVNQEKLIRSTIGVLCNVREDHLAEMGPTLDDVARSLSRSMPVGGVCVTAEQERLHLLKEEADKRRCRLISVDPESVTDEELREFSWFTFKENVAIALAVAGLLGVDRATALRGMWDAPPDPGVLSVERYRTPDGKRLRFANVFAANDPESTLMNVRQLEELGAIRRPLNLVINCRPDRVERNGQMGAIVPDLAPETVFLIGHPTKSARDGIPPGSSGRVVDLGGDRRDAQELTHAILAELAPDSSLVAIGNIHGQGELLLEHLDKLPSDHTDEPLPVAHPPEPVPYTWVAPLNGPTSGAHIPSPSPTRADARYETARKPL from the coding sequence GTGCTTTTTCTCTATGTTGTGCTGCTGTTGAGCTGTGCTGTGCTGCTGGTCGCCGGCGTGCTGGAGCAACGGCGCCATTACGCCGCGCTGGCGCAGGTCCCCACTCGGGTGCTGGTCAACGGCATTCGCGGCAAGAGCTCGATCACGCGGCTGTGCGCGGGGGCACTGCGCGGGGGTGGGCTGGTCACCGTGGCCAAGACCACCGGCACCGCTGCCCGGTTCATCCACCCGGATGCCACCGAGGAACCGGTGTACCGGAAGTTCGGCATCGCGAATGTCGTTGAGCAGATCGGCATCGTCCGGCGCGCGGCGGCGTACCGGCCGGAGGCTCTGGTGATCGAGTGCATGGCGGTGATGCCCGCACTTCAGGAGGTCAACCAGGAGAAGCTGATCCGCTCCACCATCGGCGTGCTGTGCAACGTCCGCGAGGACCACCTCGCCGAAATGGGCCCGACGCTGGACGATGTGGCCCGCTCGCTGTCCCGGTCGATGCCGGTCGGCGGGGTCTGTGTCACCGCCGAGCAGGAGCGGCTGCACCTCCTCAAGGAGGAGGCGGACAAACGGAGGTGCCGCCTGATCTCGGTCGATCCGGAGTCGGTCACCGACGAGGAGCTGCGCGAGTTCAGTTGGTTCACCTTCAAGGAGAACGTCGCCATCGCGCTGGCGGTGGCCGGACTGCTCGGCGTGGACCGGGCCACCGCACTGCGCGGTATGTGGGACGCGCCGCCGGACCCCGGCGTGCTCTCCGTCGAGCGCTACCGCACACCGGACGGCAAGCGGCTGCGCTTCGCCAATGTCTTCGCCGCCAACGACCCCGAGTCGACATTGATGAACGTCCGTCAGCTGGAGGAGCTCGGTGCGATCCGCCGCCCGCTGAACCTGGTCATCAACTGTCGCCCCGACCGGGTGGAACGCAATGGGCAGATGGGAGCGATCGTCCCCGATCTGGCCCCGGAGACGGTCTTCCTCATCGGGCATCCCACCAAGAGCGCCCGCGACGGCATCCCTCCGGGCTCGTCGGGCCGGGTGGTGGACCTGGGCGGTGACCGGCGCGACGCGCAGGAGCTGACCCATGCCATCCTCGCCGAACTGGCCCCGGATTCCTCGCTGGTGGCCATCGGCAATATCCACGGCCAGGGCGAACTGCTTCTGGAGCACCTCGACAAGCTGCCCTCGGACCACACCGACGAGCCGCTTCCGGTCGCGCACCCGCCCGAGCCGGTGCCGTACACCTGGGTGGCGCCGCTGAACGGCCCGACATCCGGCGCACATATCCCAAGCCCCTCCCCCACCCGTGCCGACGCCCGGTACGAGACCGCAAGGAAGCCGCTGTGA
- a CDS encoding poly-gamma-glutamate biosynthesis protein PgsC/CapC, translated as MIPVIVTPQTAALGIALGLLFSLICYLTTNLSPGGMITPGWLALTLVTDVVRAAMMIGITALTLVATKVLQRHVILYGKRLFAAVVLSAVLLQTTVMLGLQHEFPLLYTAQTLGFIVPGLIAYQLVRQPLAATVISTTAVTLGTYVVLVAGLLLGALPVG; from the coding sequence GTGATCCCCGTCATCGTCACTCCGCAGACCGCCGCACTGGGGATCGCCCTCGGACTGCTCTTCTCGCTGATCTGCTATCTGACCACCAACCTCTCTCCCGGCGGCATGATCACCCCCGGCTGGTTGGCGCTGACCCTGGTCACGGATGTGGTCCGGGCCGCGATGATGATCGGCATCACGGCCCTCACCCTCGTCGCGACCAAGGTCCTCCAGCGTCATGTGATCCTTTACGGGAAGCGGCTGTTCGCCGCCGTGGTGCTGTCCGCAGTACTGCTCCAGACCACGGTGATGCTCGGCCTCCAGCACGAGTTCCCGCTCCTGTATACCGCCCAGACCCTGGGCTTCATCGTGCCCGGCCTGATCGCCTATCAGCTGGTCCGCCAGCCATTGGCGGCCACCGTGATCTCCACCACCGCGGTGACCCTCGGCACGTATGTGGTGCTGGTTGCCGGGCTGCTGCTGGGTGCACTGCCCGTCGGCTGA
- a CDS encoding papain-like cysteine protease family protein produces MAAAAGAVAAGLLLNVGSLAQAGSVTGTVTGGQGKYEAINKRKAPSLSAKTVGKAGIGSTVSMNCQVQGDTVENDSRWIRSGSFYIAHAFIKENTDALPDCSSSTKGRVTLKISMQKQVQDQWCWDASGLTIAKYWGFNQYSQNDFCRLAAQNSNLSCENQPATLDDMANAWSGMGLSNTGNDLDRNASLSETANEISGRRPFAVRIGWTSGGGHMNVIYGYDPSSRTIAVADPWPSTKTYKWWNYDDYVNNSSFQWTHSRIGIHK; encoded by the coding sequence GTGGCAGCCGCGGCAGGCGCGGTCGCCGCCGGACTCCTCCTCAATGTCGGAAGCCTCGCCCAAGCGGGCTCCGTCACCGGAACTGTCACCGGTGGCCAGGGCAAGTACGAAGCCATCAACAAACGCAAGGCACCTAGCCTTTCCGCCAAAACCGTGGGCAAGGCCGGCATCGGCAGCACGGTGTCCATGAACTGCCAGGTGCAGGGCGACACCGTCGAGAACGACTCCCGCTGGATACGGTCGGGATCCTTCTACATAGCCCACGCGTTCATCAAGGAAAACACCGACGCCCTACCCGACTGCTCCTCGTCCACCAAAGGACGGGTCACCCTCAAAATCTCCATGCAGAAGCAGGTCCAGGACCAATGGTGCTGGGACGCCTCCGGCCTGACCATCGCCAAATACTGGGGCTTCAACCAGTACAGCCAGAACGACTTCTGCCGACTCGCCGCCCAGAACAGCAATCTCAGCTGCGAAAACCAGCCCGCCACGCTCGACGACATGGCCAACGCCTGGTCCGGCATGGGCCTGTCCAACACCGGAAACGACCTGGACCGCAACGCGTCCCTCTCGGAAACGGCCAACGAGATCAGCGGTCGCCGACCGTTCGCGGTACGCATCGGATGGACTTCCGGCGGCGGCCATATGAACGTTATCTACGGGTACGACCCTTCGTCACGCACCATCGCAGTTGCCGATCCCTGGCCATCCACCAAGACCTACAAATGGTGGAACTACGACGACTACGTCAACAACTCGTCGTTCCAGTGGACCCATTCCCGTATCGGCATTCACAAATAG